In the genome of Labrus mixtus chromosome 21, fLabMix1.1, whole genome shotgun sequence, one region contains:
- the taok2b gene encoding serine/threonine-protein kinase TAO2 isoform X2: MPSSVRAGSLKDPEVAELFFREDPEKLFTDLREIGHGSFGAVYFAHDIRTNEVVAIKKMSYGGKQSNEKWQDIIKEVKFLQKLRHPNTVEYRGCYLREHTAWLVMEYCLGSASDLLEVHKKPLQEVEIAAITHGALQGLVYLHSHNMIHRDVKAGNILLTEPGQVKLGDFGSASIVAPANSFVGTPYWMAPEVILAMDEGQYDGKVDVWSLGITCIELAERKPPLFNMNAMSALYHIAQNESPVLQSNHWSDYFRNFVDSCLQKIAQDRPTSDVLLKHHFLCRERPMTAVMDLIARTKDAVRELDNLQYRKMKKILFHEAHNGPAPEGGEEEEDVEQYMLRTGTVNSMESSHSLPSMSISASSQSSSVNSLADGSDDSGEMAMMQEGEHTVTSNSSVLHKPLSHDNIYDDPYQPEVELHREASSAGGGGGVGGGGGGGGGGGGGVGGGGGGGGGGGGGGGGGERRRRRGRDHFATIRTASLVTRQIQEHEQGSALREQMSGYKRMRRQHQKQLMGLENKLKGEMDEHQLRLDKELENQRNSFSMEGEKLSKKHQVILEKEAVLTEEKKFQQHILAQQKKELTSLLESQKRQYRQRKEQLKEELNENQSTPKREKQEWLVHQKECLQQLQAEEEAGLLRRQRQYYELQCRQYKRKMLLARHNLEQDLLREELNKKQTLKDLECAMLLRHHESTQELEFRQLGLVQHTRAELIRTQHQTELTNQMEYNKRREQELRQKHAVEVRQQPKSLKVSESSQSQGSPEEGGSTATGGQSEAGELEMEGEDKLKKEKGVLAEDMLDGQEALVFEVGDEAGEGVRESTVERKHEEGQDEKPKREDEECRISEEGVEEREVEGVLWEYEDEHSKTAHVDTDDEEETRGVADGCPSELFLSLTPEKRRLRERDIDELSEFYFPDAPELEPAQVAPPPPPPPPAQTSLPSFFSHAICFLLSMSAAAQPSNFTFLLLSIFLLSLRRSPPLPSVASLLLSAELAFLALFFSYLFLRSCCSLSLSTYLSLSLWGSCLFSLGLSFSLGIYYIPMILISASFLSSPSLFLSLYLLVVLVVRPARDFFQHAPRKVNRLCMRVLFRLPRPLFAMCQSVLGGMAERNLYEMFPKAGRNWGVRQSRIPVPLKSLPLEFQARCTHSSPFARGLLWVRRFCRRPLGVLADFANSIVLKLAAQLVGKLPLNVRMKLQTIGLLKKEATSRLPHLLPREVREMREWRRERERQRREDRERLYREEARWECGLRRTSSGRFVRGKIRPWR; this comes from the exons ATGCCATCGAGTGTGCGGGCCGGGAGCCTGAAGGACCCGGAGGTGGCTGAGCTGTTCTTCAGGGAGGATCCTGAGAAGCTCTTCACAGACCTGAGGGAGATCGGACATGGAAGCTTCGGAGCGGTCTACTTC GCTCATGACATCCGCACCAATGAGGTGGTGGCCATCAAGAAGATGTCCTATGGCGGCAAACAGTCCAATGAG AAATGGCAGGATATCATCAAGGAAGTCAAGTTCCTCCAGAAGCTGCGCCACCCAAACACAGTGGAGTACCGGGGCTGCTACCTGAGAGAGCACACAGCATGg CTGGTGATGGAGTACTGCTTGGGCTCAGCTTCAGACCTCTTAGAAG TCCACAAGAAACCCCTGCAGGAAGTGGAAATAGCGGCTATAACCCATGGTGCACTGCAGGGATTGGTGTATCTTCACTCTCACAACATGATTCACAG ggacGTGAAGGCAGGAAACATTTTGCTAACAGAGCCAGGTCAGGTCAAACTGGGAGATTTTGGCTCCGCCTCCATCGTTGCTCCAGCCAATTCCTTTGTGGGAACACCTTACTG GATGGCCCCTGAGGTGATCCTGGCTATGGATGAGGGTCAGTACGATGGCAAGGTGGATGTGTGGTCACTTGGCATTACCTGCATAGAGCTGG cggAAAGGAAGCCTCCTCTGTTCAACATGAATGCTATGAGTGCCTTATACCACATCGCCCAGAATGAGAGCCCCGTGCTGCAGTCCAATCACTG gTCCGATTATTTCCGCAATTTTGTGGACTCCTGTTTGCAGAAGATCGCCCAGGACAGACCTACCTCTGACGTGCTGCTCAAG CACCATTTCCTATGCAGAGAGCGTCCCATGACAGCTGTGATGGACCTGATCGCCCGCACCAAGGATGCTGTCCGCGAGTTGGACAACCTGCAGTACCGGAAGATGAAGAAAATCCTCTTTCACGAGGCACACAATGGTCCAGCACcagaaggaggggaagaggaagag GATGTGGAGCAGTACATGCTGCGCACCGGCACAGTCAACAGCATGGAGAGCTCCCACTCTCTGCCTTCCATGTCCATCAGCGCCAGCTCCCAGAGCAGCTCCGTCAACAGCCTGGCAGACGGCTCCGACGACAGCGGGGAGATGGCCATGATGCAGGAGGGCGAGCACACAGTCACCTCCAACAGCTCTGTCCTGCACAAGCCCCTG AGCCATGACAACATCTATGATGATCCCTATCAACCAGAGGTCGAGTTACATCGAGAGGCCTCatctgctggtggtggtggaggtgtaggaggaggaggaggtggaggaggaggaggaggaggaggagttggaggtggtggtggtggtggtggtggtggaggaggaggaggaggaggtggagaaaggAGACGTCGTCGAGGCAGAGACCATTTTGCCACCATCAGGACAGCCTCACTCGTCACTCGTCAGATCCAGGAACATGAGCAGGGCTCGGCTCTGAGAGAACAGATGTCTGG GTATAAGCGAATGCGGCGGCAGCACCAGAAGCAGCTGATGGGCCTGGAGAACAAGCTGAAGGGAGAGATGGACGAGCACCAGCTGAGACTGGACAAAGAGCTAGAGAACCAGAGGAACAGCTTCTCCATGGAGGGAGAAAAACTGTCCAAGAAGCACCAGGTCATCCTGGAGAAGGAG GCGGTCTTAACTGAGGAGAAGAAGTTCCAGCAGCACATTCTGGCCCAGCAGAAGAAGGAGCTGACCAGTCTGCTAGAGTCCCAGAAACGACAGTATCGCCAACGCAAGGAGCAGCTCAAAGAG GAACTGAATGAGAACCAGTCGACACCAAAGCGGGAGAAACAGGAGTGGTTGGTGCACCAGAAGGagtgtctgcagcagctgcaggcggAGGAAGAGGCGGGCTTGCTGCGGAGGCAGAGGCAGTACTATGAGCTGCAGTGTCGCCAGTACAAGAGGAAGATGCTGCTGGCACGCCACAACCTGGAGCAGGACCTGCTCCGAGAG GAGCTGAACAAGAAGCAGACCCTGAAGGACCTGGAGTGCGCCATGCTGCTGCGTCACCACGAGTCCACCCAGGAGTTGGAGTTCCGCCAGTTGGGTCTGGTGCAGCACACACGAGCCGAGCTGATCCGCACGCAGCACCAGACGGAGCTCACCAACCAAATGGAGTACAACAAGAGGCGCGAGCAGGAGCTGCGTCAGAAACACGCCGTGGAGGTCCGCCAGCAGCCCAAGAGCCTCAAAGTGAGTGAGAGCAGCCAGAGCCAGGGGTCCCCCGAAGAGGGGGGGAGCACCGCGACAGGGGGGCAGAGTGAGGCGGGGGAGCTAGAAATGGAGGGTGAAgacaagttgaaaaaagaaaagggggtgTTAGCTGAGGATATGTTGGATGGTCAGGAGGCGCTTGTGTTTGAGGTCGGAGATGAAGCTGGTGAGGGGGTGAGAGAGTCTACGGTGGAAAGGAAACATGAGGAAGGTCAAGATGAAAAACCGAagagggaggatgaggagtGTAGAATAAGCGAGGAaggggtggaggagagagaagtaGAGGGGGTACTGTGGGAGTATGAGGATGAGCACAGTAAAACAGCACATGTAGAcacagatgatgaagaagagacgAGGGGTGTGGCCGATGGATGTCCATCAGAGCTCTTCTTGTCCCTGACCCCAGAGAAGAGACGACTTAGAGAGCGAGACATCGATGAGCTCTCAGAGTTTTATTTCCCTGACGCTCCTGAGCTGGAGCCCGCTCAGGtcgcccctcctcctcctccccctccccccgcccagacctcccttccttccttcttctctcaTGCCATttgcttcctcctctccatgTCGGCCGCCGCCCAGCCCTCCAACTTCACCTTTCTactcctctccatcttcctcctctcgcTCCGCCGCTCGCCTCCTCTGCCCTCAGTGGCCTCGCTGCTCCTCTCTGCCGAGCTTGCTTTCTTGGCGCTCTTCTTCTCGTACCTCTTCCTCCGCTCTTGctgctccctgtctctctccacctaCCTGTCGCTCAGCCTCTGGGGGAGTTGCCTCTTCAGTTTAGGTCTCTCATTCAGTCTGGGGATTTACTACATCCCCATGATTCTGATCTCCGCCTCCTTCCTCAGCTCCCcttcccttttcctctctctttacctACTGGTGGTGCTCGTTGTCCGGCCGGCCCGAGACTTCTTCCAGCACGCACCTCGTAAAGTAAACCGCCTTTGTATGCGTGTCCTTTTCCGCCTTCCTCGCCCCCTGTTTGCCATGTGCCAGTCTGTTTTGGGCGGTATGGCCGAGCGGAATCTCTATGAGATGTTTCCAAAAGCAGGGCGCAACTGGGGCGTGCGCCAGTCCAGAATCCCTGTCCCCCTAAAGAGCCTGCCATTAGAGTTTCAGGCTCGCTGCACTCACTCCTCTCCCTTCGCAAGGGGTCTTCTCTGGGTGAGGCGGTTCTGCAGACGGCCCCTAGGGGTCCTGGCAGATTTTGCTAACTCCATAGTGCTAAAACTAGCTGCACAGCTCGTTGGCAAGCTGCCGCTAAATGTCCGGATGAAACTCCAGACCATAGGCCTCTTAAAGAAGGAGGCCACGAGCAGGCTGCCCCATCTGCTGCCCAGGGAGGTGAGAGAGATgagggagtggaggagagagagagagaggcagaggagggaggatagGGAGAGGCTTTATCGTGAGGAGGCGAGGTGGGAGTGTGGGTTAAGAAGGACCTCATCTGGAAGGTTTGTCAGGGGGAAAATTCGGCCGTGGAGATAA
- the taok2b gene encoding serine/threonine-protein kinase TAO2 isoform X1, whose translation MPSSVRAGSLKDPEVAELFFREDPEKLFTDLREIGHGSFGAVYFAHDIRTNEVVAIKKMSYGGKQSNEKWQDIIKEVKFLQKLRHPNTVEYRGCYLREHTAWLVMEYCLGSASDLLEVHKKPLQEVEIAAITHGALQGLVYLHSHNMIHRDVKAGNILLTEPGQVKLGDFGSASIVAPANSFVGTPYWMAPEVILAMDEGQYDGKVDVWSLGITCIELAERKPPLFNMNAMSALYHIAQNESPVLQSNHWSDYFRNFVDSCLQKIAQDRPTSDVLLKHHFLCRERPMTAVMDLIARTKDAVRELDNLQYRKMKKILFHEAHNGPAPEGGEEEEDVEQYMLRTGTVNSMESSHSLPSMSISASSQSSSVNSLADGSDDSGEMAMMQEGEHTVTSNSSVLHKPLSHDNIYDDPYQPEVELHREASSAGGGGGVGGGGGGGGGGGGGVGGGGGGGGGGGGGGGGGERRRRRGRDHFATIRTASLVTRQIQEHEQGSALREQMSGYKRMRRQHQKQLMGLENKLKGEMDEHQLRLDKELENQRNSFSMEGEKLSKKHQVILEKETKAVLTEEKKFQQHILAQQKKELTSLLESQKRQYRQRKEQLKEELNENQSTPKREKQEWLVHQKECLQQLQAEEEAGLLRRQRQYYELQCRQYKRKMLLARHNLEQDLLREELNKKQTLKDLECAMLLRHHESTQELEFRQLGLVQHTRAELIRTQHQTELTNQMEYNKRREQELRQKHAVEVRQQPKSLKVSESSQSQGSPEEGGSTATGGQSEAGELEMEGEDKLKKEKGVLAEDMLDGQEALVFEVGDEAGEGVRESTVERKHEEGQDEKPKREDEECRISEEGVEEREVEGVLWEYEDEHSKTAHVDTDDEEETRGVADGCPSELFLSLTPEKRRLRERDIDELSEFYFPDAPELEPAQVAPPPPPPPPAQTSLPSFFSHAICFLLSMSAAAQPSNFTFLLLSIFLLSLRRSPPLPSVASLLLSAELAFLALFFSYLFLRSCCSLSLSTYLSLSLWGSCLFSLGLSFSLGIYYIPMILISASFLSSPSLFLSLYLLVVLVVRPARDFFQHAPRKVNRLCMRVLFRLPRPLFAMCQSVLGGMAERNLYEMFPKAGRNWGVRQSRIPVPLKSLPLEFQARCTHSSPFARGLLWVRRFCRRPLGVLADFANSIVLKLAAQLVGKLPLNVRMKLQTIGLLKKEATSRLPHLLPREVREMREWRRERERQRREDRERLYREEARWECGLRRTSSGRFVRGKIRPWR comes from the exons ATGCCATCGAGTGTGCGGGCCGGGAGCCTGAAGGACCCGGAGGTGGCTGAGCTGTTCTTCAGGGAGGATCCTGAGAAGCTCTTCACAGACCTGAGGGAGATCGGACATGGAAGCTTCGGAGCGGTCTACTTC GCTCATGACATCCGCACCAATGAGGTGGTGGCCATCAAGAAGATGTCCTATGGCGGCAAACAGTCCAATGAG AAATGGCAGGATATCATCAAGGAAGTCAAGTTCCTCCAGAAGCTGCGCCACCCAAACACAGTGGAGTACCGGGGCTGCTACCTGAGAGAGCACACAGCATGg CTGGTGATGGAGTACTGCTTGGGCTCAGCTTCAGACCTCTTAGAAG TCCACAAGAAACCCCTGCAGGAAGTGGAAATAGCGGCTATAACCCATGGTGCACTGCAGGGATTGGTGTATCTTCACTCTCACAACATGATTCACAG ggacGTGAAGGCAGGAAACATTTTGCTAACAGAGCCAGGTCAGGTCAAACTGGGAGATTTTGGCTCCGCCTCCATCGTTGCTCCAGCCAATTCCTTTGTGGGAACACCTTACTG GATGGCCCCTGAGGTGATCCTGGCTATGGATGAGGGTCAGTACGATGGCAAGGTGGATGTGTGGTCACTTGGCATTACCTGCATAGAGCTGG cggAAAGGAAGCCTCCTCTGTTCAACATGAATGCTATGAGTGCCTTATACCACATCGCCCAGAATGAGAGCCCCGTGCTGCAGTCCAATCACTG gTCCGATTATTTCCGCAATTTTGTGGACTCCTGTTTGCAGAAGATCGCCCAGGACAGACCTACCTCTGACGTGCTGCTCAAG CACCATTTCCTATGCAGAGAGCGTCCCATGACAGCTGTGATGGACCTGATCGCCCGCACCAAGGATGCTGTCCGCGAGTTGGACAACCTGCAGTACCGGAAGATGAAGAAAATCCTCTTTCACGAGGCACACAATGGTCCAGCACcagaaggaggggaagaggaagag GATGTGGAGCAGTACATGCTGCGCACCGGCACAGTCAACAGCATGGAGAGCTCCCACTCTCTGCCTTCCATGTCCATCAGCGCCAGCTCCCAGAGCAGCTCCGTCAACAGCCTGGCAGACGGCTCCGACGACAGCGGGGAGATGGCCATGATGCAGGAGGGCGAGCACACAGTCACCTCCAACAGCTCTGTCCTGCACAAGCCCCTG AGCCATGACAACATCTATGATGATCCCTATCAACCAGAGGTCGAGTTACATCGAGAGGCCTCatctgctggtggtggtggaggtgtaggaggaggaggaggtggaggaggaggaggaggaggaggagttggaggtggtggtggtggtggtggtggtggaggaggaggaggaggaggtggagaaaggAGACGTCGTCGAGGCAGAGACCATTTTGCCACCATCAGGACAGCCTCACTCGTCACTCGTCAGATCCAGGAACATGAGCAGGGCTCGGCTCTGAGAGAACAGATGTCTGG GTATAAGCGAATGCGGCGGCAGCACCAGAAGCAGCTGATGGGCCTGGAGAACAAGCTGAAGGGAGAGATGGACGAGCACCAGCTGAGACTGGACAAAGAGCTAGAGAACCAGAGGAACAGCTTCTCCATGGAGGGAGAAAAACTGTCCAAGAAGCACCAGGTCATCCTGGAGAAGGAG ACAAAGGCGGTCTTAACTGAGGAGAAGAAGTTCCAGCAGCACATTCTGGCCCAGCAGAAGAAGGAGCTGACCAGTCTGCTAGAGTCCCAGAAACGACAGTATCGCCAACGCAAGGAGCAGCTCAAAGAG GAACTGAATGAGAACCAGTCGACACCAAAGCGGGAGAAACAGGAGTGGTTGGTGCACCAGAAGGagtgtctgcagcagctgcaggcggAGGAAGAGGCGGGCTTGCTGCGGAGGCAGAGGCAGTACTATGAGCTGCAGTGTCGCCAGTACAAGAGGAAGATGCTGCTGGCACGCCACAACCTGGAGCAGGACCTGCTCCGAGAG GAGCTGAACAAGAAGCAGACCCTGAAGGACCTGGAGTGCGCCATGCTGCTGCGTCACCACGAGTCCACCCAGGAGTTGGAGTTCCGCCAGTTGGGTCTGGTGCAGCACACACGAGCCGAGCTGATCCGCACGCAGCACCAGACGGAGCTCACCAACCAAATGGAGTACAACAAGAGGCGCGAGCAGGAGCTGCGTCAGAAACACGCCGTGGAGGTCCGCCAGCAGCCCAAGAGCCTCAAAGTGAGTGAGAGCAGCCAGAGCCAGGGGTCCCCCGAAGAGGGGGGGAGCACCGCGACAGGGGGGCAGAGTGAGGCGGGGGAGCTAGAAATGGAGGGTGAAgacaagttgaaaaaagaaaagggggtgTTAGCTGAGGATATGTTGGATGGTCAGGAGGCGCTTGTGTTTGAGGTCGGAGATGAAGCTGGTGAGGGGGTGAGAGAGTCTACGGTGGAAAGGAAACATGAGGAAGGTCAAGATGAAAAACCGAagagggaggatgaggagtGTAGAATAAGCGAGGAaggggtggaggagagagaagtaGAGGGGGTACTGTGGGAGTATGAGGATGAGCACAGTAAAACAGCACATGTAGAcacagatgatgaagaagagacgAGGGGTGTGGCCGATGGATGTCCATCAGAGCTCTTCTTGTCCCTGACCCCAGAGAAGAGACGACTTAGAGAGCGAGACATCGATGAGCTCTCAGAGTTTTATTTCCCTGACGCTCCTGAGCTGGAGCCCGCTCAGGtcgcccctcctcctcctccccctccccccgcccagacctcccttccttccttcttctctcaTGCCATttgcttcctcctctccatgTCGGCCGCCGCCCAGCCCTCCAACTTCACCTTTCTactcctctccatcttcctcctctcgcTCCGCCGCTCGCCTCCTCTGCCCTCAGTGGCCTCGCTGCTCCTCTCTGCCGAGCTTGCTTTCTTGGCGCTCTTCTTCTCGTACCTCTTCCTCCGCTCTTGctgctccctgtctctctccacctaCCTGTCGCTCAGCCTCTGGGGGAGTTGCCTCTTCAGTTTAGGTCTCTCATTCAGTCTGGGGATTTACTACATCCCCATGATTCTGATCTCCGCCTCCTTCCTCAGCTCCCcttcccttttcctctctctttacctACTGGTGGTGCTCGTTGTCCGGCCGGCCCGAGACTTCTTCCAGCACGCACCTCGTAAAGTAAACCGCCTTTGTATGCGTGTCCTTTTCCGCCTTCCTCGCCCCCTGTTTGCCATGTGCCAGTCTGTTTTGGGCGGTATGGCCGAGCGGAATCTCTATGAGATGTTTCCAAAAGCAGGGCGCAACTGGGGCGTGCGCCAGTCCAGAATCCCTGTCCCCCTAAAGAGCCTGCCATTAGAGTTTCAGGCTCGCTGCACTCACTCCTCTCCCTTCGCAAGGGGTCTTCTCTGGGTGAGGCGGTTCTGCAGACGGCCCCTAGGGGTCCTGGCAGATTTTGCTAACTCCATAGTGCTAAAACTAGCTGCACAGCTCGTTGGCAAGCTGCCGCTAAATGTCCGGATGAAACTCCAGACCATAGGCCTCTTAAAGAAGGAGGCCACGAGCAGGCTGCCCCATCTGCTGCCCAGGGAGGTGAGAGAGATgagggagtggaggagagagagagagaggcagaggagggaggatagGGAGAGGCTTTATCGTGAGGAGGCGAGGTGGGAGTGTGGGTTAAGAAGGACCTCATCTGGAAGGTTTGTCAGGGGGAAAATTCGGCCGTGGAGATAA
- the cabp5a gene encoding calcium-binding protein 5a, giving the protein MKQLANDKNSPEEDMSFGAACIFLRGGKNITRELADDEIDELRDAFNEFDKDKDGLISCKDLGNLMRTMGYMPTEMELIELSQNINMNLGGKVDFEDFVELMAPKLLAETAGMIGVKELKDAFKEFDMDGDGEITTTELRSAMIKLMGEHMSRREIDAIVKEADDNGDGTVDFEEFVRMMSHQ; this is encoded by the exons ATGAAGCAACTGGCTAATGACAAGAACTCACCAGAGGAAG ACATGAGTTTTGGGGCAGCATGCATTTTCCTACGAGGAGGCAAAAACATT ACAAGGGAACTGGCTGATGATGAGATTGATG agctgcgTGATGCGTTCAATGAGTTTGATAAAGATAAGGATGGGCTGATCAGCTGTAAGGACCTGGGGAATCTGATGAGAACGATGGGATACATGCCCACAGAAATGGAGCTGATCGAGCTGAGTCAGAACATCAACATGAACC TGGGTGGTAAAGTCGACTTTGAGGACTTTGTAGAGCTGATGGCTCCAAAACTTCTGGCCGAGACGGCCGGGATGATCGGTGTGAAGGAGCTGAAGGATGCTTTTAAAGAA tttgACATGGACGGAGACGGAGAGATCACGACAACAGAACTTCGCTCAGCCATGATTAAGCTGATGGGAGAGCACATGAGTAGGAGGGAGATAGACGCCATAGTAAAAGAAGCAGATGACAACGGAGATGGCACAGTAGACTTTGAAG AGTTTGTCAGAATGATGTCCCATCAATGA